DNA from Mycobacteriales bacterium:
TCACGGCCGAGTCGGCCCTGCGGGGCGCGCGCGCGTCCGCCGAGCTCGAGGGTGCCGGCATCGAGCTGGAGCGGCTGCGTGGGCAGTTGATGGCCGGCGGCACCGTCACGCTGCCCAGCAGGGACGAGCGGGGTGCGCGGCTGGTCGAGGGCGCGGTCCGGCTGCACGCCGACCTCGGCCAGGTGCTGGTCGCCTGGCGGCACTCCCCGCGCCAGGCGCTGGCCCGGTTGCACGTCCTGGCCGCCTCCGAGGTCGTGCCGGACCCCGACGTCCTGGGGCGCCCGCGGCCGTCCGGCGCGTCGTACGACGACCCGGTCGGTCTGGGGGCGGCGCCCGACCCGCTGGAGGTCGTCTCCCGGCTGGACGGTCTCGCAGGCGTCCTCACCGGCGGCACGTCCGCACCGGCGGTCGTCGTCGCCGCCGTCGTGCACGGGGAGCTGATGGCGCTGCGCGCCTTCGGGACCGCTGACGGACTGGTCGCCCGGGCCGCCGCGCGGCTCGTGCTCATCGACCGGGGCCTGGACCCGAAGGCTGTCTCCGCGCCCGAGGTCGGACACGCCGAGCTGCACGCGGAGTACGCCGGGATGCTGCGGGGCTACGTCACCGGCGGCCCGGACGGCGTGGCGCGCTGGGTCGTGCACTGCGCGCAGGCGGTCGCCCTCGGCGCTCGGGAGGGGCTCGCGGTGTGCGAGGCGATCCGGCGCGGCGTCTCCTAGCCGGGACGTCGGGCAGACGGGAACGGCGGCCCGTCTGGAAGGGCCGCCGTCGCCATGCGCGGGGGTCAGGTGATCAGAGCGTGC
Protein-coding regions in this window:
- a CDS encoding oxidoreductase, whose protein sequence is MTPPLTDPLSAVARLPGVPAAVAEARAAVDGLLAHRVLRRGSAEVTAESALRGARASAELEGAGIELERLRGQLMAGGTVTLPSRDERGARLVEGAVRLHADLGQVLVAWRHSPRQALARLHVLAASEVVPDPDVLGRPRPSGASYDDPVGLGAAPDPLEVVSRLDGLAGVLTGGTSAPAVVVAAVVHGELMALRAFGTADGLVARAAARLVLIDRGLDPKAVSAPEVGHAELHAEYAGMLRGYVTGGPDGVARWVVHCAQAVALGAREGLAVCEAIRRGVS